From a region of the Geothrix sp. 21YS21S-2 genome:
- a CDS encoding quinone oxidoreductase, with protein sequence MPKAVRFHRTGGPDVLQVDELAVGAPGPGEAQVRHVACGVNFVDCYQRSGLYPMPLPAVAGNEGAGVVEAVGPGVTAVKPGDRVAYAMAAGSYCELRNLNAERLCLLPGGISFEQGAAMMLKGMTVQYLIRRTHRVEPGETVLFHAAAGGVGLIACQWLKALGATIIGTAGSEEKCELARQHGADHCINYRAEDFVARVKELTGGQGVPVVYDSVGRDTFPGSLKCLRPLGLMVSFGSASGPVPPLAITELTSHGSLFLTRPSLGTYIAGRPDLLATSGELFDVVLSGKVRIGIGARYDLKDAAQAHRDLESRATTGTGVLVTGA encoded by the coding sequence ATGCCCAAGGCGGTACGCTTCCACCGGACCGGCGGTCCCGACGTTCTCCAGGTTGATGAACTCGCCGTCGGCGCGCCGGGGCCCGGCGAGGCCCAGGTGCGCCATGTGGCCTGCGGCGTCAATTTCGTGGACTGCTACCAGCGCAGCGGCCTCTACCCGATGCCCCTGCCGGCGGTGGCCGGCAACGAGGGCGCCGGGGTGGTGGAGGCGGTGGGCCCCGGCGTCACGGCCGTGAAACCGGGCGACCGGGTGGCCTACGCCATGGCGGCCGGCAGCTACTGCGAGCTGCGCAACCTGAACGCCGAACGCCTCTGCCTGCTGCCCGGCGGGATCAGCTTCGAGCAGGGCGCCGCCATGATGCTCAAAGGCATGACCGTGCAGTACCTGATCCGCCGCACGCACCGGGTGGAACCGGGCGAGACGGTGCTGTTCCACGCCGCCGCCGGCGGGGTGGGCCTGATCGCCTGCCAGTGGCTGAAGGCCCTCGGGGCCACCATCATCGGCACGGCCGGCTCCGAGGAGAAGTGCGAGCTGGCCCGGCAGCACGGGGCCGACCACTGCATCAACTACCGCGCCGAGGACTTCGTGGCCCGCGTGAAGGAGCTCACCGGCGGCCAGGGCGTCCCGGTGGTCTACGACTCCGTGGGCCGGGACACCTTCCCCGGTTCGCTGAAGTGCCTGCGGCCCCTGGGCCTCATGGTCTCCTTCGGCAGCGCCTCGGGCCCCGTGCCGCCCCTGGCCATCACCGAACTGACGAGCCACGGCTCCCTGTTCCTGACCCGCCCGAGCCTGGGCACCTACATCGCAGGACGGCCCGACCTCCTCGCCACCTCCGGGGAACTCTTCGACGTGGTGCTCTCCGGCAAGGTGAGGATCGGCATCGGCGCGCGGTACGACCTGAAGGACGCCGCCCAGGCCCACCGGGACCTGGAGTCCCGGGCGACCACGGGGACCGGCGTCCTCGTCACCGGCGCCTGA
- the sbcB gene encoding exodeoxyribonuclease I produces the protein MDPTFYWHDYETFGVDPRADRPAQFAGLRTDLDLREVGEPLEIWCRLSPDYLPQPEACLLTGIGPGAVGRLGLREADFITAIHTEMARPGTCTVGYNSLRFDDEVTRSTLFRNLLDPYAREWKNGNSRWDLLDVLRLARAFRPEGIVWPDQEDGTPSFRLGDLTRANGIPHGEAHTALADVRATLALARRLKAAQPRLWDFALKARGKQWVRAQADPAHPQALIHVSGMFKAAQGSFSLVWPVGDQPDRPNEIVLWDLRVPFEPFLDLDVPALRERMFAKAEDLASRGWERPGVKTLHTNKCPVIVRDLRLLTPAVAERHGLDLPGLEARGAALQAQTAFRARLVEASGSAFAGPGSADPDFSIYGGFFSDADRAWMDRIHLSAPAELGRLRPVFKDPRLPELFFRYRARNWPELLTPAEAERWAAHCRNRLEHPPLESLLGLDRFREVLAGFRKSHPERTALWQELEDCLPAEVPSER, from the coding sequence ATGGACCCCACGTTCTATTGGCACGACTACGAGACCTTCGGAGTCGATCCCCGGGCGGATCGGCCGGCGCAATTCGCCGGACTGCGCACCGACCTGGACCTCAGGGAGGTGGGGGAACCGCTGGAGATCTGGTGCCGCCTCTCGCCGGACTACCTGCCCCAGCCCGAGGCCTGCCTGCTCACGGGGATCGGACCCGGGGCCGTGGGGCGCCTGGGGCTGCGGGAGGCGGACTTCATCACCGCCATCCACACGGAGATGGCCCGGCCCGGGACCTGCACCGTCGGCTACAACAGCCTGCGCTTCGACGACGAGGTCACCCGCTCCACCCTGTTCAGGAACCTGCTGGATCCCTACGCCCGGGAGTGGAAGAACGGCAACAGCCGCTGGGATCTCCTGGACGTCCTCCGCCTGGCCCGGGCCTTCCGCCCCGAAGGGATCGTCTGGCCGGACCAGGAGGACGGCACGCCGTCCTTCCGGCTGGGGGACCTCACCCGTGCCAACGGGATTCCCCACGGGGAGGCCCACACCGCCCTGGCCGATGTGCGGGCCACGCTCGCCCTGGCCCGCAGGCTGAAGGCGGCCCAGCCCAGGCTCTGGGACTTCGCCCTCAAGGCGCGCGGCAAGCAGTGGGTGCGCGCCCAGGCCGATCCCGCCCATCCCCAGGCCCTCATCCACGTCTCGGGCATGTTCAAGGCGGCCCAGGGGTCCTTCTCCCTCGTCTGGCCCGTGGGGGACCAGCCGGACCGTCCCAACGAGATCGTGCTCTGGGACCTGCGGGTCCCCTTCGAGCCGTTCCTGGACCTGGACGTGCCGGCCCTCCGGGAGCGGATGTTCGCGAAGGCGGAGGACCTGGCCTCGCGCGGCTGGGAGCGCCCGGGCGTGAAGACCCTGCACACCAACAAGTGCCCGGTCATCGTGCGGGACCTGCGCCTGCTGACGCCGGCGGTGGCCGAACGCCATGGCCTCGACCTGCCCGGCCTGGAGGCCCGGGGCGCCGCCCTGCAGGCGCAGACGGCCTTCCGGGCCCGGCTGGTCGAGGCCAGCGGCTCAGCGTTCGCGGGCCCCGGCTCCGCCGACCCGGATTTCTCCATCTACGGAGGCTTCTTTTCCGATGCCGACCGCGCGTGGATGGACCGGATCCATCTGTCGGCCCCCGCGGAGCTGGGCAGGCTCAGGCCCGTGTTCAAGGATCCCCGGCTCCCGGAGCTCTTCTTCCGCTACCGGGCCCGCAACTGGCCCGAGCTGCTCACCCCGGCGGAGGCGGAACGCTGGGCGGCCCATTGCCGGAACCGGCTGGAGCATCCGCCCCTGGAGAGCCTGCTGGGCCTGGACCGCTTCCGGGAAGTCCTTGCGGGGTTCCGGAAGAGCCATCCGGAACGGACGGCCCTCTGGCAGGAACTCGAGGACTGCCTCCCGGCCGAGGTTCCCTCCGAACGGTGA
- the dctA gene encoding C4-dicarboxylate transporter DctA, which translates to MIKRFASKLYNWVAVMIVLGALLGHFYPATAVKMQPFADGFINLIKMLIPPVILCSVVLGIAGAGSIKKAGRVGAKAILYFEVVSTFALVIGLVMANVFGPGRSFHADPAKLDPKLVATYVAQAHHMTVSEHLLKMIPKTMFSAFTDGDILQVLLISVLLGFSAAALPEKYKAPLLAMLENVSKMFFGVMKQILYLAPIGAGAAIAFTIGKFGLRSLVPMAQLIGLFYATCALFVFVVLGSIAKLAGFSIFKVLRYIKGELLLVLATSSSESALIPLMTKMEHLGLSKSIVGLVIPTGYSFNLDGTNIYMTLASIFIAQAMGIELTLGQQMGILVVTMITSKGAAGVTGSGFITLAATLAVVPGIPVAGMALILGIDKFMSEARAITNHIGNCLAAVLMAIWEKELDWKRFHEVLNRHEDEPMPEAALAEE; encoded by the coding sequence ATGATCAAGAGGTTCGCCTCCAAGCTGTACAACTGGGTCGCGGTCATGATCGTCCTTGGCGCCCTCCTGGGGCACTTCTACCCGGCCACGGCCGTCAAGATGCAGCCCTTCGCCGACGGGTTCATCAACCTGATCAAGATGCTCATCCCGCCGGTGATCCTGTGCAGCGTGGTGCTGGGCATCGCGGGGGCCGGCAGCATCAAGAAGGCCGGGCGCGTGGGCGCGAAAGCCATCCTCTACTTCGAGGTGGTGAGCACCTTCGCCCTCGTCATCGGCCTGGTCATGGCCAACGTCTTCGGCCCCGGCCGGAGCTTCCACGCCGATCCCGCCAAGCTCGATCCCAAGCTTGTCGCGACGTACGTGGCCCAGGCCCATCACATGACCGTCTCGGAACACCTCCTGAAGATGATCCCCAAGACCATGTTCAGCGCCTTCACCGACGGCGACATCCTGCAGGTGCTGCTGATCTCCGTGCTCCTGGGCTTCTCCGCGGCCGCCCTGCCCGAGAAGTACAAGGCCCCGCTCCTGGCCATGCTCGAGAACGTCAGCAAGATGTTCTTCGGCGTCATGAAGCAGATCCTCTACCTGGCCCCCATCGGCGCCGGCGCGGCCATCGCCTTCACCATCGGCAAGTTCGGCCTGCGGTCCCTGGTGCCCATGGCCCAGCTCATCGGCCTTTTCTACGCCACCTGCGCCCTGTTCGTCTTCGTGGTGCTTGGCAGCATCGCGAAGCTGGCCGGCTTCAGCATCTTCAAGGTGCTGCGCTACATCAAGGGCGAGCTCCTCCTGGTGCTGGCCACCAGCTCCTCGGAATCGGCCCTCATCCCCCTGATGACCAAGATGGAGCACCTCGGCCTTTCCAAGTCCATCGTCGGCCTGGTCATCCCCACCGGGTACTCCTTCAATCTTGACGGAACCAACATCTACATGACCCTGGCCTCGATCTTCATCGCCCAGGCCATGGGCATCGAGCTCACCCTCGGCCAGCAGATGGGCATCCTGGTGGTCACCATGATCACCAGCAAGGGCGCCGCGGGCGTCACCGGCTCCGGCTTCATCACCCTTGCGGCCACCCTCGCCGTGGTGCCGGGCATCCCCGTGGCCGGCATGGCCCTCATCCTCGGCATCGACAAGTTCATGTCGGAGGCCCGCGCCATCACCAACCACATCGGCAACTGCCTGGCGGCCGTGCTCATGGCCATCTGGGAGAAGGAACTGGATTGGAAGCGCTTCCACGAAGTGCTCAACCGCCACGAGGACGAACCCATGCCCGAGGCCGCCCTGGCCGAGGAGTAG
- a CDS encoding YceI family protein, with the protein MTNLSHPTLSSVLGTALLLASPDPAFARDLYRIDPTHSQVGFRVRHLVTRVPGEFRVFEGTLEVDGQDLSRSSVAVTIQAASVDTRLEARDNHLRSADFFDAERHPLITFRSTRVVDRGQGRLEVTGDLTIKGITRPVTLAAMSLGAVRTPFKDTRAGFEGTVKVNRKDFGMNWNLPLDLGGTVLGEEVEISLAVEAIKQEAP; encoded by the coding sequence ATGACCAACCTCAGCCATCCCACCCTGAGCTCCGTGCTCGGCACCGCTTTGTTGCTCGCCTCCCCGGACCCGGCGTTTGCCAGGGACCTCTACCGGATCGACCCCACCCACTCCCAGGTGGGCTTCCGCGTGCGCCACCTGGTGACCCGGGTGCCGGGGGAGTTCCGGGTCTTCGAGGGGACCCTGGAGGTGGACGGCCAGGACCTCTCCCGGTCCTCGGTGGCCGTAACGATCCAGGCCGCCAGCGTGGACACCCGGCTGGAGGCCCGGGACAACCACTTGCGCAGCGCGGATTTCTTCGATGCCGAGCGCCACCCCCTCATCACCTTCCGCAGCACCCGGGTGGTGGACCGCGGCCAGGGGCGCCTGGAGGTCACCGGGGACCTCACGATCAAGGGCATCACCCGGCCCGTCACCCTCGCGGCGATGAGCCTGGGGGCGGTGCGTACGCCCTTCAAGGACACCCGGGCGGGGTTCGAGGGCACCGTGAAAGTGAACCGCAAGGACTTCGGCATGAACTGGAACCTCCCCCTCGACCTGGGCGGAACGGTGCTGGGCGAGGAGGTGGAGATCTCCCTGGCGGTGGAAGCGATCAAGCAGGAGGCGCCGTGA
- a CDS encoding MarR family winged helix-turn-helix transcriptional regulator: MSRPPAEGEDVILAVLLTREFLGRFLENRVFAEFQLSDPQYNLLRILRGGPEGGYLVQDIRRRMLYRFADVSRLAIRLEAQGLVRRREDPGDRRGVRVSITDEGRALTERVGAVEAQAVREVARVFDAGERAALLGLLDRLRDALRSEADRG, encoded by the coding sequence ATGTCCCGTCCCCCGGCCGAGGGGGAGGACGTGATCCTCGCCGTGCTCCTCACCCGGGAGTTCCTGGGCCGGTTCCTGGAGAACCGGGTCTTCGCGGAGTTCCAGCTTTCGGACCCCCAGTACAACCTCCTGCGGATCCTCCGGGGCGGACCCGAGGGCGGCTACCTTGTGCAGGACATCCGGCGCCGGATGCTCTACCGGTTCGCGGACGTGTCGCGCCTGGCGATCCGCCTGGAGGCCCAGGGCCTGGTCCGGCGCCGGGAGGACCCCGGGGACCGGCGCGGGGTGCGGGTCTCCATCACGGACGAAGGCCGGGCCCTCACCGAACGGGTGGGGGCCGTGGAGGCCCAGGCCGTGCGGGAGGTGGCCCGGGTCTTCGACGCCGGGGAGCGCGCCGCGCTCCTGGGCCTCCTGGACCGCCTGAGGGACGCCCTCCGGAGCGAGGCCGACCGGGGGTGA
- a CDS encoding translation factor GTPase family protein, with protein sequence MPEAPRPSLPPCPRGRAIRTFGVLAHVDAGKTTLTEQMLFHSGSIRALGSVDRGTAHTDWMDVERERGISVRSAVTTFTWRDVEVNLIDTPGHVDFGAEVERSLRVLDGAVLVLSAVEGVQAQTAVLWKALRRMGIPTVVFINKTDRMGADPAGVLAQVQRRLSPMALPLHPGEDWPQTVERVAELDEAILDPWAEGRPVSPALLRARMAALARAGSLYPVLFGSALKGLGVEELLDAAVDCLPPPAGDVDGPVSGLVFKLEHDKTMGRIAYVRLFSGEMRNRDAVANATQGTQEKITQIRRVRAQRHEDAGLLQAGDIGSVCGLQARIGDVLGDPAGVPEGCAMAVPLLTVQAFAGQEADFPRLVAALKELADEDPMLELQWLRDERELHLRIMGVIQMEVLTSLLASRFGLEARFGAPSVIYRETPARAGEGYVEYTMPKPCWAVLRFAIEPGERGSGVAYASTVRDDAMLHRYQNQVERTLPEALKQGLHGWEVTDLRITLVEGQHHLVHTHPLDFAVATPMGIMNGLEATGTTLLEPMLACAITVPAALGNRVIGDILQMRGTFEAPAIGGGEFTVEARLPVATSLDYPTRLGSLSGGRGVLSTRFDGYQECPLELGAASPRRGIDPRDQAKYILAARKAL encoded by the coding sequence ATGCCCGAAGCGCCCCGCCCCTCCCTTCCGCCCTGCCCCCGGGGGCGCGCCATCCGCACCTTCGGCGTCCTCGCCCACGTGGATGCGGGCAAGACCACCCTCACCGAGCAGATGCTCTTCCACAGCGGCAGCATCCGGGCCCTGGGGAGCGTGGACCGGGGCACCGCCCACACCGACTGGATGGACGTGGAGCGGGAGCGGGGCATCTCGGTGCGGTCCGCGGTCACCACCTTTACCTGGCGGGACGTGGAGGTCAACCTCATCGACACGCCCGGGCACGTGGACTTCGGGGCGGAGGTGGAGCGGTCGCTGCGGGTCCTGGACGGGGCGGTGCTGGTCCTTTCGGCGGTGGAAGGGGTCCAGGCGCAGACGGCGGTCCTCTGGAAGGCCCTGCGCCGCATGGGCATCCCCACGGTCGTCTTCATCAACAAGACCGACCGCATGGGGGCGGACCCCGCGGGGGTCCTGGCCCAGGTCCAGCGGCGGCTCTCGCCCATGGCCCTGCCCCTGCACCCCGGGGAGGACTGGCCGCAGACCGTGGAACGGGTGGCGGAGCTGGACGAGGCCATCCTCGACCCCTGGGCCGAGGGGCGCCCGGTTTCCCCCGCCCTGCTGAGGGCGCGCATGGCGGCCCTGGCCCGGGCGGGTAGCCTCTACCCGGTGCTGTTCGGCTCGGCCCTGAAGGGGCTGGGCGTGGAAGAGCTCCTGGACGCGGCCGTGGACTGCCTGCCGCCCCCCGCCGGGGACGTGGACGGGCCGGTGTCGGGGCTGGTGTTCAAGCTGGAGCACGACAAGACCATGGGCCGGATCGCCTACGTGCGCCTCTTCAGCGGGGAGATGAGGAACCGGGACGCCGTGGCCAACGCCACCCAGGGGACCCAGGAGAAGATCACGCAGATCCGCCGCGTCCGGGCCCAGCGCCACGAGGACGCGGGCCTGCTCCAGGCGGGGGACATCGGCTCGGTCTGCGGCCTCCAGGCCCGCATCGGGGATGTCCTGGGCGACCCGGCCGGGGTGCCGGAGGGCTGCGCCATGGCCGTGCCGCTCCTGACCGTGCAGGCCTTCGCCGGCCAGGAGGCGGACTTCCCCCGGCTGGTGGCGGCCCTGAAGGAACTCGCGGACGAGGACCCGATGCTGGAGCTGCAGTGGCTCCGGGATGAACGGGAGCTGCACCTGCGCATCATGGGCGTCATCCAGATGGAGGTGCTCACGAGCCTCCTGGCGTCCCGGTTCGGGCTGGAGGCCCGGTTCGGCGCGCCTTCGGTCATCTACCGCGAAACCCCCGCCAGGGCGGGGGAGGGTTACGTCGAATACACCATGCCCAAGCCCTGCTGGGCGGTTCTGCGCTTCGCCATCGAGCCCGGGGAGCGGGGCTCCGGGGTGGCGTACGCCTCGACGGTGCGGGACGACGCCATGCTCCACCGCTACCAGAACCAGGTGGAGAGGACCCTGCCCGAGGCCCTGAAGCAGGGCCTCCACGGCTGGGAGGTCACGGATCTGAGGATCACCCTCGTGGAGGGCCAGCACCACCTGGTCCACACCCACCCCCTGGATTTCGCCGTGGCCACCCCCATGGGCATCATGAACGGCCTGGAGGCCACCGGCACCACTCTCCTCGAGCCCATGCTGGCGTGCGCCATCACCGTGCCCGCGGCCCTGGGCAACCGCGTGATCGGGGATATCCTCCAGATGCGCGGCACCTTCGAGGCGCCTGCGATCGGCGGGGGCGAATTCACCGTGGAGGCGCGGCTCCCCGTGGCCACCTCCCTGGACTACCCCACGCGCCTGGGGTCCCTCAGCGGAGGCCGCGGGGTGCTCTCCACGCGCTTCGACGGGTACCAGGAATGCCCCCTGGAACTGGGCGCCGCCAGCCCCCGCCGGGGCATCGACCCCCGGGACCAGGCGAAATACATCCTGGCGGCGCGCAAGGCGCTCTGA